The bacterium genome has a segment encoding these proteins:
- a CDS encoding cation diffusion facilitator family transporter, whose amino-acid sequence MALSSVAAAALLTVLKAAVGLLTGSLGILSEAAHSALDLVAAFVTYMSVRVADQPADPEHPFGHGKVEHLSAFIQTALLAVTSVWIVVEAIRRLFFSGSHVATSIWAFAVLGLSILIDSFRSRALSRVAAQYGSQALEADSLHFSTDVWSTSTVVLGLVLVSVGVTVRVPWLANADPVAALIVAGVTLYVGTRLGNRTVGALMDAAPEGVPERIADAAAKVPGVLEVERVRARQSGNRLFADLRLVLESNIPFEHAQSVVDRVEGAIHELYPAADVVADAVPDVPARRDLVQRVRSVAHRENFQIHDVTVFETRGRIKVDLDLEVDPQIRFTAAHDRATELERAIRDALPEIDEVNVHIEPLPRRVETAREATRVREQLERRMLEIARRLPGVVNCHSVEVHQIGRALLAMVHCTLQPDLSVTRVHDITEELELRVREEFRQGIKVSIHPEPAGGREGH is encoded by the coding sequence GTGGCCCTATCGTCGGTGGCCGCCGCGGCGCTTCTCACCGTGTTGAAGGCGGCCGTCGGGCTGCTCACGGGCAGCCTCGGCATTCTCTCGGAGGCCGCGCACTCCGCGCTCGACCTCGTCGCGGCCTTCGTCACGTACATGTCCGTCCGCGTTGCCGACCAACCGGCGGATCCGGAGCATCCGTTCGGACACGGCAAAGTCGAGCACCTATCCGCTTTCATTCAGACGGCGCTCCTCGCGGTCACGAGCGTCTGGATCGTCGTCGAGGCGATTCGCCGTCTTTTTTTCAGCGGCTCGCACGTCGCGACGTCGATCTGGGCCTTTGCCGTGCTGGGGCTGTCGATTCTGATCGATTCGTTTCGCTCGCGCGCGCTGTCCCGCGTGGCCGCCCAGTACGGCAGCCAGGCGCTCGAGGCGGATTCCCTGCACTTCTCGACGGACGTCTGGAGCACGAGCACCGTCGTGCTCGGCCTGGTGCTGGTTTCGGTGGGCGTGACGGTCCGGGTGCCGTGGCTTGCGAACGCCGACCCGGTCGCGGCGTTGATCGTTGCCGGCGTGACCCTGTATGTTGGGACGCGCCTCGGCAACCGCACGGTCGGCGCCCTCATGGACGCAGCGCCCGAGGGGGTTCCCGAGCGCATCGCGGACGCCGCCGCGAAGGTGCCGGGCGTGCTCGAAGTCGAGCGGGTGCGCGCGCGGCAGAGCGGCAACCGTCTGTTCGCCGACCTGCGGCTGGTCCTGGAAAGCAACATCCCGTTCGAGCACGCGCAGTCCGTGGTGGACCGCGTCGAGGGCGCGATTCACGAACTCTATCCGGCCGCCGACGTCGTTGCCGATGCGGTGCCGGACGTGCCGGCGCGCCGCGATCTCGTGCAGCGGGTGCGGTCGGTGGCGCACCGGGAGAACTTTCAGATCCACGATGTGACGGTCTTCGAGACGCGGGGCCGGATCAAGGTCGATTTGGATCTGGAAGTCGATCCGCAGATCCGCTTCACGGCGGCCCACGACCGGGCGACCGAGCTCGAGCGCGCGATTCGCGACGCGCTGCCCGAGATCGACGAGGTCAACGTCCACATCGAACCGCTGCCGCGGCGCGTCGAAACCGCGCGGGAGGCGACCCGGGTCCGGGAACAGCTGGAGCGCCGCATGCTCGAGATCGCGCGCCGGCTGCCGGGCGTCGTGAACTGCCACTCCGTCGAAGTCCATCAGATCGGCCGGGCCCTTCTCGCCATGGTGCACTGTACGCTGCAGCCGGATCTCTCTGTGACAC